One Streptococcus sp. zg-86 DNA window includes the following coding sequences:
- a CDS encoding DUF1129 domain-containing protein, which produces MSFTEMKELTKKNQEFIHIATNHLIQAGKSDAEIKELLEEIIPVILEKQKTGVTARSIYGAPSEWAASKTASPAESDQQPLNENPWLMWLDSSLLLLAIIGLVNGAMNSFGVGANYGIITLLLIGFGVGAGMYMMYHFVYRDQVKTGKRPSLLKALGFLVLATLAWSFVFFLAALIPSSINPTVTPTVAIILGAVAFGSRHLLKKKYNIRNAMQPMP; this is translated from the coding sequence ATGTCATTTACTGAAATGAAAGAATTGACCAAAAAAAATCAAGAATTTATCCACATCGCAACCAATCACTTGATTCAAGCTGGAAAATCAGATGCCGAAATCAAAGAATTACTCGAAGAAATCATCCCTGTGATACTTGAAAAGCAAAAAACAGGCGTCACTGCCCGTAGTATCTATGGAGCTCCGAGTGAGTGGGCAGCCAGCAAGACCGCTAGTCCTGCTGAATCAGATCAACAACCACTCAATGAAAACCCTTGGCTCATGTGGCTCGATTCTAGCCTTCTGCTCCTTGCCATTATCGGCCTAGTCAACGGTGCCATGAATTCCTTTGGAGTTGGAGCAAACTATGGCATCATTACCCTCTTGCTGATTGGCTTTGGAGTTGGGGCAGGTATGTATATGATGTACCATTTCGTTTACCGCGATCAAGTCAAAACTGGCAAACGACCTAGCTTGCTCAAAGCACTTGGATTTCTTGTTTTGGCCACTCTTGCCTGGAGTTTTGTTTTCTTCCTCGCAGCACTGATTCCAAGCTCTATCAATCCGACGGTGACACCAACAGTTGCTATTATCTTAGGGGCAGTAGCCTTTGGTAGCCGTCACCTGCTCAAGAAAAAATACAACATTCGCAACGCTATGCAGCCTATGCCATAA
- a CDS encoding magnesium transporter CorA family protein: MKQMFRSTLTNLEEIQTFEPGAWINLVNPSQEESVKLAEQFNIDITDLRAPLDVEESSRITVEDNYTLIIVDVPTYEERNNKSYHITLPLGIIVTNDAVITTCVQPLTLFDFFFNQRIKNFYTFMKTRFVFQLLYRNAELFITALRSIDRQTDRISAHIDRATKNEQVIDMMELEKSIVYLKASLKLNERVVKKLAIRNSTLKKYEEDEDLLEDTLIETQQALEMADIYGNVLYAMTETSAAIISNNQNTIMKTLALMTMALDIPTVIFSAYGMNVPESGMPFGGHPNAFWLIAFISACFSAIVVINFLRKKWF; this comes from the coding sequence ATGAAACAAATGTTTCGTTCTACATTAACAAATTTAGAAGAAATCCAGACCTTTGAACCAGGGGCTTGGATTAACTTGGTCAACCCCTCCCAGGAAGAATCTGTCAAATTAGCCGAACAATTTAATATTGATATTACCGACCTAAGGGCCCCTCTTGACGTGGAAGAATCCTCTCGTATTACCGTAGAAGATAACTACACCTTGATTATCGTAGACGTTCCAACCTATGAAGAGCGGAACAACAAAAGCTACCACATCACCTTGCCGCTCGGTATCATTGTCACCAATGATGCTGTTATTACTACCTGCGTGCAACCCCTTACTCTTTTTGACTTTTTCTTTAACCAACGCATTAAGAACTTTTACACCTTTATGAAGACCCGCTTTGTCTTCCAATTGCTCTATCGGAATGCAGAACTCTTCATCACAGCCCTTCGTTCTATTGATCGACAGACAGACCGCATTAGTGCCCATATCGACCGAGCAACCAAAAACGAACAGGTTATCGATATGATGGAGTTGGAAAAATCTATCGTCTACTTAAAAGCCTCGCTCAAACTCAATGAACGAGTGGTCAAAAAGCTAGCAATTAGAAATAGCACCTTGAAGAAGTATGAAGAAGACGAGGACTTGTTGGAAGATACCTTAATTGAAACCCAGCAGGCGCTTGAGATGGCGGACATCTATGGCAACGTCTTATACGCCATGACCGAAACTTCTGCCGCAATCATTTCCAACAATCAAAATACCATTATGAAAACCTTAGCCCTCATGACCATGGCCCTTGATATTCCGACAGTGATTTTCTCAGCCTATGGTATGAATGTCCCCGAATCAGGCATGCCTTTTGGTGGACATCCCAACGCCTTTTGGCTAATCGCCTTTATCTCAGCCTGCTTCAGTGCGATTGTTGTCATCAACTTTTTACGAAAAAAATGGTTCTAA
- the uvrA gene encoding excinuclease ABC subunit UvrA, protein MKDKIEIHGARAHNLKNIDVTIPRDKLVVVTGLSGSGKSSLAFDTLYAEGQRRYVESLSAYARQFLGNMDKPDVDSIDGLSPAISIDQKTTSKNPRSTVGTVTEINDYLRLLYARVGTPYCINGHGAISASSVEQIVDEVLELPERQRLQILAPIVRKKKGQHKAIFEKIQKDAYVRVRVDGDIHDVTEVPELSKSKQHTIEVVVDRIVIKDGVRSRLFDSIEAALRIAEGYVIIDTMDGKELLFSEYYACPVCGFTVPELEPRLFSFNAPFGSCSDCDGLGMKLEVDEDLIVPDRQKTLHEGALAPWNPISSNYYPQMLEQAMTQFGIDMDTPFEDLSAEEKDLIFHGSDGKEFHFHYENEFGGVRDIDIPFEGLISNISRRYRETNSDYTRQVMRTYMNELACATCHGYRLNDQALSVRVGGEQGLHIGELSELSVADHLEVVSHLQLSANEATIATPIVKEIKDRLTFLNNVGLNYLTLSRSAGTLSGGESQRIRLATQIGSNLSGVLYILDEPSIGLHQRDNDRLIASLKKMRDLGNTLIVVEHDEDTMRAADYLIDIGPGAGVFGGEIVASGTPSQVAKNKKSITGQYLSGKREIPVPLERRIGNGRFIEVTGASENNLQQVTARIPLGKFVAVTGVSGSGKSTLVNSILKKAIAQKLNRNSEKPGKFKAISGIEHLDRLIDIDQSPIGRTPRSNPATYTGVFDDIRDLFAQTNEAKIRGYKKGRFSFNVKGGRCEACSGDGIIKIEMHFLPDVFVPCEVCHGRRYNSETLEVHYKEKNIAEVLDMTVNDAVEFFKHIPKIERKLRTIQDVGLGYVTLGQPATTLSGGEAQRMKLASELHKRSTGKSLYILDEPTTGLHTEDIAQLLKVLARFVDDGNTVLVIEHNLDVIKTADYIIDLGPEGGVGGGMIIATGTPEEVAANEASYTGQYLKGKLIPRI, encoded by the coding sequence ATGAAAGATAAGATTGAAATTCATGGGGCGCGTGCTCATAATTTAAAAAATATTGATGTGACGATTCCACGTGATAAATTGGTGGTGGTAACAGGATTGTCTGGGTCTGGGAAATCAAGTCTAGCTTTTGATACACTTTATGCCGAAGGACAACGTCGCTATGTGGAGAGTTTGTCTGCCTATGCGCGGCAGTTTTTGGGCAATATGGACAAGCCGGATGTAGATTCCATTGACGGTTTGAGTCCTGCTATCTCTATTGACCAAAAGACAACATCTAAAAATCCACGTTCGACCGTTGGAACGGTGACAGAAATCAATGATTATCTGCGCTTGCTCTATGCACGGGTGGGAACGCCTTACTGTATCAATGGTCATGGAGCGATTTCAGCTTCGTCTGTGGAGCAGATTGTCGATGAGGTGCTGGAGTTACCAGAACGGCAGCGCCTGCAAATTCTAGCGCCCATTGTCCGTAAGAAAAAAGGGCAGCATAAGGCTATTTTTGAAAAAATTCAAAAGGATGCTTATGTGCGTGTGCGTGTGGATGGGGACATCCACGATGTAACGGAAGTTCCTGAATTGTCAAAGAGCAAGCAGCATACGATTGAAGTTGTTGTTGACCGGATTGTGATCAAGGATGGAGTGCGTTCTCGTTTGTTTGACTCGATTGAGGCAGCTCTGCGCATTGCGGAAGGCTATGTCATTATTGACACCATGGATGGGAAAGAATTGCTCTTTTCGGAATACTATGCCTGTCCAGTCTGTGGTTTTACAGTGCCAGAATTAGAACCACGCCTCTTTTCCTTCAATGCTCCTTTTGGCTCTTGTAGCGACTGTGACGGTCTCGGCATGAAGTTGGAAGTGGATGAAGACTTGATTGTACCAGACCGGCAAAAGACCTTGCATGAAGGGGCCTTGGCGCCTTGGAATCCAATTTCGTCTAATTATTACCCGCAGATGTTAGAACAAGCCATGACCCAGTTTGGTATCGATATGGATACGCCGTTTGAGGATTTGTCTGCTGAAGAGAAAGACTTGATTTTCCACGGTTCAGATGGGAAGGAATTCCATTTTCATTATGAGAATGAATTTGGTGGTGTACGAGATATTGACATTCCATTTGAAGGCTTGATTAGCAATATTAGCAGGCGCTATCGTGAAACCAACAGCGATTACACGCGTCAAGTTATGCGGACTTACATGAATGAGTTGGCCTGCGCAACCTGCCATGGCTATCGCTTGAATGACCAGGCCTTGTCGGTTCGTGTGGGCGGTGAACAGGGGCTTCACATTGGAGAATTGTCGGAACTATCTGTAGCTGACCACTTGGAAGTCGTATCGCACTTGCAGCTCTCTGCTAATGAAGCGACGATTGCGACACCGATTGTCAAGGAAATCAAGGACCGCTTGACCTTCTTGAACAATGTTGGTCTTAACTATCTGACCTTATCACGGTCGGCTGGAACTTTGTCGGGTGGGGAAAGTCAGCGGATTCGGTTGGCAACCCAGATTGGATCAAACTTGAGTGGTGTCTTGTATATTTTAGATGAACCGTCAATCGGACTTCATCAGCGAGATAATGACCGCTTGATTGCTAGTCTTAAGAAAATGAGAGATTTGGGTAATACGCTGATTGTGGTGGAGCATGATGAGGATACCATGCGAGCAGCGGATTATCTGATTGATATTGGACCGGGTGCAGGTGTCTTTGGTGGGGAGATTGTCGCTTCAGGCACTCCAAGCCAGGTTGCAAAAAACAAAAAGTCAATCACAGGCCAATACCTATCTGGTAAGCGCGAAATTCCAGTCCCCTTGGAGCGGAGAATTGGAAATGGTCGTTTTATCGAGGTAACAGGAGCCTCTGAAAACAATCTCCAACAGGTGACCGCACGGATTCCACTCGGTAAATTCGTTGCTGTTACAGGTGTATCAGGTTCTGGCAAGTCCACCTTGGTCAATTCTATCTTGAAAAAAGCCATTGCTCAGAAACTCAACCGCAATTCGGAAAAGCCAGGGAAATTTAAGGCGATTTCTGGGATTGAACACTTGGATCGTTTGATTGACATTGACCAAAGTCCGATTGGGCGCACACCACGTTCTAATCCGGCAACGTATACGGGTGTGTTTGATGATATTCGTGACCTGTTTGCCCAGACCAATGAAGCTAAGATTCGTGGCTACAAGAAAGGACGTTTTTCGTTCAATGTCAAGGGTGGACGCTGTGAGGCCTGCTCGGGAGATGGTATCATCAAGATTGAGATGCACTTCCTGCCAGATGTCTTTGTCCCTTGTGAAGTCTGCCATGGTCGCAGGTATAATTCAGAGACTCTAGAAGTCCATTACAAGGAAAAAAATATTGCGGAAGTCCTTGATATGACTGTCAATGATGCAGTTGAGTTTTTCAAGCATATTCCAAAAATTGAGCGGAAATTGCGGACAATCCAAGATGTCGGTCTAGGTTATGTCACCTTGGGACAACCAGCGACAACTCTCTCAGGAGGAGAAGCCCAGCGGATGAAGCTAGCCAGTGAGCTCCACAAGCGCTCAACTGGGAAATCCTTGTATATTTTGGACGAGCCAACGACAGGTCTCCACACAGAAGACATTGCCCAGCTATTAAAAGTTTTGGCACGCTTTGTCGATGACGGAAATACCGTACTGGTCATTGAGCATAATCTCGATGTGATTAAGACTGCGGACTACATCATTGATTTAGGTCCAGAAGGCGGTGTCGGTGGCGGTATGATTATCGCAACTGGAACACCAGAAGAAGTAGCTGCAAACGAAGCCAGCTATACAGGCCAGTATTTGAAAGGGAAGTTGATTCCAAGAATTTAG
- a CDS encoding MazG-like family protein produces the protein MKLDVSELQKRVIQNKVNHGFNTTDIKFELLLLHGEIAELFKGYLKGDQENMAEELADSAIYLLGISEMLGVDLSEEILKKWLSTRKGWE, from the coding sequence ATGAAGCTTGATGTATCAGAGCTACAAAAACGTGTAATCCAAAATAAGGTCAATCATGGTTTTAATACGACAGACATCAAATTTGAACTTTTATTATTACATGGTGAAATAGCAGAACTATTTAAAGGCTATTTGAAGGGTGACCAAGAAAATATGGCAGAAGAATTGGCCGATAGTGCTATTTATTTGCTTGGTATCTCAGAGATGCTTGGAGTAGACCTATCTGAAGAAATACTGAAAAAATGGCTATCAACGAGAAAAGGGTGGGAGTAA
- a CDS encoding M24 family metallopeptidase yields MEQRLTKLRNELVAQELPAFLITNLKNIYYLTGFWGSAGTVLITAERQVLITDDRYITYAQSVVKDFEVVSDRDALSVVAAILKDSKVTELAFEDEVSVAYYQAMQTVFEGIRLVPTTDMVMNLRMIKDETEIAIIQRACQISDQAFLDALDFIKPGKTELEVANFLDFRMREMGSEAVSFDTIAASGYRSAMPHGRASEKVIEAGDALTLDFGCIYDHYVSDMTRTIYIGSVSDEEAEIYQTVLAANQALIAAAKAGMEYREFDGVPRQVIEAAGYGPYFTHGIGHGMGLDVHEIPYFRQTATDKIQAGMVLTDEPGIYLEGKYGVRIEDDLLITETGCKILTLAPKELIVI; encoded by the coding sequence ATGGAACAACGATTAACAAAGCTACGCAATGAATTAGTTGCTCAGGAGCTACCTGCCTTCCTCATCACGAATTTGAAGAATATTTACTATCTGACAGGTTTCTGGGGTTCGGCTGGAACGGTTTTGATTACAGCAGAACGACAAGTGTTGATCACTGATGATCGCTATATTACCTATGCCCAGTCTGTGGTCAAGGATTTTGAGGTGGTATCAGACCGAGATGCCCTTTCAGTGGTTGCAGCAATCTTAAAAGATAGCAAGGTAACTGAGTTGGCCTTTGAAGATGAGGTGTCAGTAGCCTACTACCAAGCTATGCAGACAGTCTTTGAAGGAATACGCTTAGTGCCAACGACAGATATGGTGATGAATTTGCGGATGATTAAGGATGAGACAGAGATTGCAATCATTCAACGTGCCTGTCAGATTTCGGATCAAGCCTTTTTAGACGCATTGGACTTTATCAAACCAGGAAAAACAGAGCTTGAAGTAGCGAATTTCCTTGATTTTCGCATGCGGGAAATGGGGTCTGAGGCCGTATCCTTTGATACCATTGCTGCATCGGGTTACCGCTCTGCTATGCCGCACGGACGTGCGTCTGAGAAGGTCATCGAAGCTGGTGATGCTCTTACACTTGATTTTGGCTGTATCTATGACCATTATGTGAGCGACATGACACGTACCATCTATATTGGTTCTGTCAGCGATGAAGAAGCAGAAATCTACCAGACTGTTTTAGCAGCCAACCAAGCCCTGATTGCAGCGGCAAAGGCTGGCATGGAATACCGTGAATTTGACGGAGTTCCTCGTCAGGTGATTGAAGCGGCGGGTTATGGACCTTACTTTACGCATGGGATTGGCCATGGGATGGGGCTTGATGTCCATGAAATTCCTTATTTTAGACAAACTGCAACGGATAAAATTCAAGCTGGTATGGTCTTGACGGATGAGCCAGGGATTTATCTGGAAGGAAAGTATGGTGTCCGGATTGAGGATGATCTTTTGATTACAGAAACAGGTTGTAAAATCTTGACCCTAGCGCCAAAAGAGTTGATTGTTATTTGA
- the efp gene encoding elongation factor P, with protein MIDASKLRAGMTFIAPDGKLLRVLEASHHKPGKGNTIMRMKLRDVRTGSTFDTTYRPDEKFEQAIIETRVATYLYQMDDTAYFMDTESFDQYEIPVASVKEELLYILENSEVKIQFYGTEVIGVTVPTTVELVVAETQPSIKGATVTGSGKPATMETGLVVNVPDFIEAGQKLVINTAEGTYVSRA; from the coding sequence ATGATTGATGCAAGTAAATTAAGAGCAGGTATGACATTTATCGCACCAGACGGAAAACTTCTCCGTGTATTGGAGGCGAGTCACCACAAACCAGGTAAAGGAAATACTATCATGCGGATGAAATTGCGTGATGTTCGTACTGGTTCAACTTTTGATACAACCTACCGTCCAGATGAAAAATTTGAACAAGCTATTATCGAAACACGTGTAGCAACCTACCTTTACCAAATGGATGATACAGCTTACTTCATGGATACAGAGTCATTTGATCAATATGAAATTCCAGTAGCAAGTGTCAAAGAAGAATTACTCTACATTCTTGAAAATTCAGAAGTGAAAATTCAGTTCTACGGAACAGAAGTGATTGGTGTGACTGTTCCAACTACGGTTGAATTGGTCGTTGCTGAAACACAACCTTCTATCAAGGGTGCAACAGTTACTGGTTCAGGAAAACCTGCGACAATGGAAACAGGACTTGTGGTGAATGTGCCAGATTTCATTGAAGCTGGTCAAAAATTGGTTATCAACACAGCAGAGGGAACATACGTATCACGTGCTTAA
- a CDS encoding Asp23/Gls24 family envelope stress response protein, with amino-acid sequence MAKENVGEIVIAPRVLEVITGIASAKVEGVHSLHNKSVKDGLSKTALNRGVYLQTDEEGEVTADIYVYLEYGVNVPTVSMNIQRAVKTAVANYADVTVKTVNIHVDGIVPDKTPKPDLKDLFGEDFLDEE; translated from the coding sequence ATGGCAAAAGAAAATGTAGGCGAAATTGTGATTGCACCTCGCGTGTTAGAAGTGATCACAGGAATTGCTTCTGCAAAGGTAGAAGGTGTGCACTCTCTTCATAATAAAAGTGTTAAAGATGGTTTGTCAAAGACTGCCTTAAATCGTGGTGTTTATCTCCAAACAGATGAAGAAGGCGAAGTGACGGCGGACATCTATGTCTATTTGGAATACGGCGTGAATGTACCGACAGTATCAATGAACATTCAACGTGCGGTAAAAACAGCTGTTGCAAACTATGCGGATGTCACAGTGAAAACCGTGAATATCCATGTGGATGGTATCGTGCCAGACAAGACACCAAAACCAGACTTAAAGGATTTGTTTGGTGAGGACTTCTTAGATGAAGAATAA
- the nusB gene encoding transcription antitermination factor NusB, with protein MKNKQHESRHYLRQCALQAIVSLEFGQEPVQAAQFAYLYDYEEEQEVEIPLFLLNLVTGVAGVQDEIDAQLAPRLKAGWTLDRLTLIDKNIMRLGLFEMLYFEETPDRVAVNEAIELAKEFSDPASAKFINGVLSQFIKKEEA; from the coding sequence ATGAAGAATAAGCAACACGAATCACGGCATTACTTGCGCCAATGTGCGCTTCAAGCGATTGTATCCTTGGAGTTTGGGCAGGAACCTGTTCAAGCAGCTCAATTTGCCTACCTGTATGATTATGAAGAAGAGCAAGAAGTGGAGATTCCGCTCTTTCTGCTCAACCTGGTCACAGGAGTTGCAGGTGTGCAGGATGAGATTGATGCTCAATTAGCTCCACGTTTGAAAGCAGGTTGGACCTTGGATCGCTTGACCTTGATTGATAAGAATATTATGCGTTTGGGTCTCTTTGAAATGTTGTATTTTGAAGAAACACCAGACCGCGTAGCAGTCAATGAAGCGATTGAGCTAGCCAAAGAATTTTCAGACCCTGCTTCTGCAAAGTTTATCAATGGTGTCTTAAGTCAGTTTATCAAAAAAGAAGAAGCCTAA
- a CDS encoding LacI family DNA-binding transcriptional regulator produces MVAKLTDVAKLAGVSPTTVSRVINKKGYLSDKTVKKVTDAMRELGYKPNNLARGLQGKSAKLVGLIFPTISNIFYAELIDYLERELFNRGYKAIICNSQHDSDKEREYLEMLTANQVDGIISGSHNLGIKDYDRVSAPIIAFDRNLSPSTPIVSSDNYGGGVLAAETLQKAGCIKPIMITGNDDSNSPTGLRQTGFSSIFPHAAIHHISSDFSPVRKELEIKTILQTSSTDGIFVSGDLTAMLVWNIAQSLGLSIPQDLKLIGYDGTYFIETHYPQLTTIKQPLADIAKLMVDLLVQKIEGATLEQHYSLPISLLAGRSV; encoded by the coding sequence ATGGTCGCAAAACTCACTGATGTCGCAAAACTAGCCGGAGTCAGCCCTACGACAGTCTCCCGTGTCATCAATAAAAAAGGCTATCTGTCCGACAAAACGGTCAAAAAAGTCACCGATGCCATGCGAGAATTAGGCTACAAACCCAACAACCTCGCTCGGGGCTTGCAAGGGAAGTCGGCAAAACTCGTTGGACTCATCTTTCCAACTATCAGCAATATCTTCTACGCAGAATTGATTGATTATCTCGAAAGAGAGTTATTTAACCGAGGCTACAAGGCCATTATCTGTAACAGCCAGCACGATTCTGACAAAGAACGAGAATACCTAGAAATGCTGACAGCTAATCAGGTAGACGGCATTATTTCAGGTAGCCATAATCTGGGAATCAAAGACTATGACCGCGTATCGGCGCCCATTATTGCCTTTGACCGCAATTTATCACCGTCCACTCCGATTGTCTCTTCTGATAACTACGGCGGAGGGGTCTTAGCTGCTGAAACACTCCAAAAAGCAGGGTGCATAAAACCGATTATGATTACAGGAAATGACGATTCCAATTCTCCTACAGGCCTTCGGCAAACGGGATTTTCTAGCATTTTTCCACATGCAGCCATTCACCATATTTCAAGCGATTTCTCCCCTGTTCGTAAGGAACTGGAAATCAAAACCATTCTCCAAACAAGCTCAACAGACGGTATCTTTGTTTCGGGGGATTTGACAGCTATGTTGGTCTGGAATATCGCCCAATCCTTGGGCTTGTCTATTCCCCAAGATCTCAAACTCATTGGCTATGACGGTACCTATTTTATCGAGACCCATTATCCGCAACTAACTACAATCAAACAACCCCTAGCAGATATAGCCAAACTCATGGTCGATCTTCTCGTACAAAAAATCGAGGGAGCAACCCTCGAACAACATTATTCTCTACCTATTAGCCTCTTGGCAGGTCGGAGTGTCTAA
- a CDS encoding sucrose-6-phosphate hydrolase — MAFTTEERYRAYADWPADYIDKITQNTKHSPWRTNFHIETPHGLLNDPNGFSYFNGKWTLFYQYFPFGAAHGLKSWVHTESTDLVHFEPTGTMVYPDTPLDSHGAYSGSAMQFGDKLFLFYTGNVRDENWIRHPYQIGALMDTKGEIQKIDHILIDQPDDTTDHFRDPQIFNFKGDYYAIVGGQNLDKKGIIKLYKAVDNDYLNWEYVADLDFANNLTAYMMECPNLVFIDEKPILLYCPQGLDKSVLDYDNIYPNLYKIAQSFDPETAIMVDPSPLQQLDYGFECYATQAFNAPDGRALSVSWLALPDVEYPTDRYDYQGCLSLVKELTLQDGKLYQYPVEAITSLRTDSQIFAPKVATNNCYELELTVEADSKIDLVLFADANKKGLKLSIDPANGQVTLDRKDCGEAFALDFGTERHCQIANQVTIANIFIDKSVFEIFINKGEKVFSGRVFPHQDQTGIAVLAGQVTGNYYSLDYGRKTH, encoded by the coding sequence ATGGCCTTCACAACTGAAGAACGCTACCGCGCTTATGCGGATTGGCCAGCAGACTATATTGACAAGATTACCCAGAATACCAAACATTCCCCTTGGAGAACCAATTTCCACATTGAAACACCTCACGGCCTCTTAAATGATCCCAATGGCTTTTCTTATTTTAATGGAAAATGGACCCTCTTCTACCAATACTTTCCATTTGGGGCAGCTCATGGATTGAAATCATGGGTTCATACCGAGTCAACCGACTTGGTTCACTTCGAGCCAACAGGAACCATGGTCTACCCTGACACACCACTCGACAGCCACGGTGCTTATTCGGGATCTGCCATGCAGTTTGGTGACAAGCTTTTCCTCTTTTATACAGGAAATGTTCGCGATGAAAACTGGATTCGCCACCCTTACCAAATCGGCGCTCTCATGGATACAAAGGGGGAGATTCAAAAAATCGATCACATTTTGATTGATCAGCCAGACGACACAACAGACCACTTCCGCGACCCACAAATTTTTAACTTCAAAGGTGACTACTATGCGATTGTCGGCGGACAAAATCTGGACAAAAAAGGAATCATCAAACTCTACAAGGCTGTGGACAATGACTACCTCAACTGGGAGTATGTGGCTGATTTAGATTTCGCTAATAACTTGACTGCCTATATGATGGAATGCCCAAATCTCGTTTTCATCGATGAAAAGCCTATCCTTCTTTATTGCCCGCAAGGACTAGATAAAAGCGTTCTTGACTACGACAATATCTATCCAAATCTGTATAAGATTGCACAGTCCTTTGACCCAGAAACAGCTATAATGGTCGATCCAAGCCCCCTTCAACAACTAGATTATGGCTTTGAATGCTACGCCACTCAAGCCTTCAATGCTCCTGACGGACGAGCGCTTTCCGTCAGCTGGCTTGCACTACCAGATGTGGAATATCCGACAGACCGCTACGATTACCAAGGCTGCCTGTCCCTTGTCAAAGAACTGACGCTTCAAGACGGTAAACTCTACCAATACCCTGTTGAAGCGATTACGAGCCTCCGTACAGATAGCCAGATTTTCGCACCAAAAGTAGCAACAAACAATTGCTACGAATTGGAATTGACAGTAGAAGCGGATAGCAAGATTGACTTGGTTCTCTTTGCAGACGCAAACAAAAAAGGACTTAAACTCTCTATTGACCCTGCCAATGGACAGGTAACTCTTGACCGTAAGGACTGTGGCGAAGCCTTCGCCCTCGACTTTGGTACTGAACGTCATTGCCAAATTGCCAACCAAGTAACAATCGCTAACATCTTCATCGACAAGTCTGTCTTTGAAATTTTCATCAATAAAGGAGAAAAAGTATTTTCCGGACGTGTCTTTCCTCACCAAGATCAAACAGGTATTGCGGTGCTAGCAGGTCAGGTAACCGGAAATTACTACTCATTAGATTATGGTCGCAAAACTCACTGA